One window of the Helicoverpa zea isolate HzStark_Cry1AcR chromosome 7, ilHelZeax1.1, whole genome shotgun sequence genome contains the following:
- the LOC124631841 gene encoding ELMO domain-containing protein 2 — protein sequence MTTDVKLNRNKKQFYFINKTDVYSDNVLYIFEEMIMFHLWSVLQWYLRPFIKWFLRKTTKLCELQRICYGDKPGAERTRNVEKSLMLSRTRDVQEVVTFLDTVVRERRFVARNFREILDPSINIIVRVKKINPKLHGPFVVSFRRCLEQIWSYKCLVDDVERLRQTQFDSNNDEHENKLLKLWSLLVPHVTLDARVTKQWQYIGFQGDDPKTDFRGMGILGLDNLLYFAMEYPQISSHVLSHSLHPKYGYTYAIVGINITSMAYFLLKDGSAKTYMFNAKQYLPNVNLFHKFYCYLFYEFDKMWIESKPENIMEFSEIFKRFENAVRMALADPASVFRININVDNV from the exons aTGACAACCGATGTGAAACTGAaccgaaataaaaaacaattttatttcattaataaaactGATGTATATAGTGACAACGTACTCTATATATTCGAAGAAATGATAATGTTTCACTTATGGTCGGTTCTACAGTGGTACCTGCGACCTTTCATCAAATGGTTCCTCAGAAAAACTACGAAGTTGTGTGAGCTACAGAGAATTTGTTACGGTGATAAACCTGGGGCTGAAAGAACGCGAAATGTGGAGAAATCATTGATGCTATCTCGTACCCGAGATGTGCAAGAGGTCGTAACGTTTTTAGACACTGTTGTGCGTGAAAGGAGATTTGTTGCTCGTAATTTTCGTGAAATCTTAGACCCGTCAATTAATATCATTGTCAgggtaaagaaaataaatccaaaaCTACATGGGCCTTTTGTAGTATCTTTCCGACGATGCTTAGAACAAATCTGGAGCTATAAATGTTTGGTAGACGACGTCGAAAGGCTACGACAGACACAGTTTGACAGCAACAATGATGAGCATGAGAATAAATTGCTTAAATTGTGGTCCCTTCTAGTGCCCCATGTTACCCTTGACGCAAGGGTGACAAAGCAATGGCAATACATAGGATTCCAA GGTGATGATCCAAAAACAGATTTCCGTGGAATGGGCATCCTTGGACTGGATAATCTTCTATATTTTGCTATGGAGTATCCTCAAATATCAAGCCATGTGTTAAGTCACTCACTGCATCCCAAATATGGCTACACCTATGCTATAGTAGGTATTAATATCACATCTATggcatattttttactaaaagatGGTTCTGCTAAAACTTATATGTTTAATGCGAAGCAATATTTACCTAATGTGAACCTATTCCACaaattttattgttacttaTTTTACGAATTTGATAAAATGTGGATAGAGTCAAAACCGGAAAACATAATGGAGTTTTCTGAAATTTTTAAGAGGTTTGAAAATGCGGTTAGAATGGCTCTGGCTGATCCTGCTTCAGTATttagaataaatattaatgttgacaatgtttaa
- the LOC124631842 gene encoding thioredoxin domain-containing protein has protein sequence MHFKVCFILFLFSFIKASSETLQSVSDDDLLELIREKEKLIVLFSKPNCDKCVEFETHIESLQDDFKKHLNAVSVKAINSHLSRLYNPAKDPALVFFRHGVPLLFNGEPDENEIYGFFEKNQAPSVKELTDKIFEHLTQAATGATTGDWFVMFYGASCVECQRLHAVWESVGATLKGRINVARMDANLAGLNTAKRFNVNKLPSFLFFRLGKVYRFDLPKKDVKSFVTFAQDWYKNSKGETVPLLASPFDELVDWCVQMIKVSIAFALEILSEHPWIWQIGVAGFGLVAITAAIALFKAGKSRPAKDPKKDKKSK, from the exons atgcatttcaaAGTGTGTTttatactttttcttttttcattcataaaagcAAGCAGCGAAACTTTACAAAGTGTTAGTGATGATGATCTCCTTGAATTAATTAGAGAAAAAGAAAAGCTTATTGTCTTATTTA GCAAACCCAACTGTGATAAATGTGTGGAGTTCGAAACTCACATAGAGAGTCTACAGGATGATTTTAAGAAGCATTTGAATGCTGTTAGTGTGAAAGCAATAAACAGCCACTTGAGCAGGCTGTATAACCCAGCCAAGGATCCCGCACTTGTCTTCTTTAGACATGGTGTACCTTTACTCTTTAATG GGGAACCTGATGAAAATGAAATATACGGGTTCTTTGAGAAGAACCAGGCGCCTTCAGTTAAAGAGCTCactgataaaatatttgagCATTTGACTCAGGCAGCTACTGGTGCAACCACTGGTGATTGGTTTGTCATGTT CTATGGAGCATCCTGTGTGGAGTGTCAGAGGTTGCATGCAGTATGGGAGAGTGTGGGAGCCACATTGAAGGGCCGCATCAACGTTGCACGAATGGATGCCAACCTGGCAGGTCTCAACACAGCTAAGAGGTTCAATGTCAACAAACTGCCTAGTTTCCTCtt CTTCCGTCTTGGAAAGGTGTACAGATTTGATTTGCCTAAGAAAGATGTGAaatcttttgttacttttgctCAAGACTGGTATAAGAACTCTAAAGGAGAAACTGTGCCCCTGCTGGCGTCACCTTT CGATGAACTGGTAGACTGGTGTGTCCAAATGATTAAAGTAAGCATAGCTTTTGCTCTAGAAATACTCTCTGAACACCCTTGGATATGGCAAATCGGGGTTGCAGGATTTGGATTAGTAGCTATAACTGCAGCAATAGCACTTTTCAAAGCAGGAAAATCAAGACCTGCCAAGGATCCGAAAAAAGACAAGAAGAGTAAAtaa